In Proteus vulgaris, one DNA window encodes the following:
- the queF gene encoding NADPH-dependent 7-cyano-7-deazaguanine reductase QueF (Catalyzes the NADPH-dependent reduction of 7-cyano-7-deazaguanine (preQ0) to 7-aminomethyl-7-deazaguanine (preQ1) in queuosine biosynthesis), with translation MSLYQGDKSLETLSLGKKTQYHDHYDAELLQGVPRSLNRDSLSLTAENLPFHGGDIWTMYELSWLNSKGLPQVAIGHVELDAKTENLIESKSFKLYLNSFNQTRFESWDTVEKTLLKDLTSCAKGKVNLTIYPLSHFTSQPIVDFAGECIDEQDIEIDNYQFDAQWLNGSTTDTLVEETLVSHLLKSNCLITNQPDWGSVAIQYKGKKIDREKLLRYLVSFRQHNEFHEQCVERIFHDIMQFCAPETLTVYARYTRRGGLDINPWRSNCEFVPKISRLARQ, from the coding sequence ATGTCTTTATATCAAGGTGATAAATCTCTTGAAACATTATCTTTAGGCAAAAAGACTCAATATCATGATCACTATGATGCCGAATTATTACAAGGCGTTCCTCGTAGCCTAAACCGAGACTCACTTTCTTTAACTGCTGAAAATTTACCATTTCATGGTGGTGATATTTGGACTATGTATGAACTCTCTTGGCTTAATAGCAAAGGGTTACCACAAGTTGCAATTGGTCATGTTGAATTAGATGCAAAGACTGAAAACCTCATTGAATCTAAAAGCTTTAAGCTATATCTCAATAGTTTTAACCAAACTCGCTTTGAAAGCTGGGATACCGTTGAAAAAACCTTACTTAAAGATTTAACCTCTTGTGCTAAAGGTAAAGTGAATCTGACTATTTACCCACTTTCGCATTTTACATCACAACCTATTGTTGATTTTGCTGGAGAGTGTATTGATGAACAAGACATTGAAATAGATAATTATCAGTTTGATGCACAATGGTTAAACGGATCGACAACCGATACATTGGTTGAGGAAACTCTAGTCAGTCATCTGTTAAAATCAAACTGCCTTATTACCAATCAACCAGATTGGGGATCTGTCGCTATCCAATATAAAGGCAAAAAAATTGATCGTGAAAAATTGCTACGCTATTTAGTCTCATTTAGACAACATAATGAATTTCATGAACAATGTGTTGAGCGAATTTTTCACGACATCATGCAATTTTGTGCACCAGAGACATTAACTGTATACGCAAGATATACACGACGTGGTGGATTAGATATCAATCCTTGGCGTAGTAATTGTGAGTTTGTTCCAAAAATCAGTCGATTAGCCAGACAATAA
- the ptsG gene encoding PTS glucose transporter subunit IIBC, translated as MFKNLFVVLQKIGKSLMLPVSVLPIAGILLGVGSADLSWIPSSVSQVMAEAGGSVFSNMPLIFAIGVALGFTNNDGVSALASVVAYGIMSKTMIVVAPWVLGLSPAEIEAQHLTDTGVLGGIIAGIIAASMFNRFYRIKLPEYLGFFAGKRFVPIISGLIAIFVGIILAFIWPPIGTAIQRFSEWAAYQNPAVAFGIYGVVERGLVPFGLHHIWNVPFQMQVGEYVNSAGQVFHGDIPRYMAGDPTAGMLSGGFLFKMFGLPAAAIAIWHSARPENRVKVGGIMISAALTAFLTGITEPIEFSFMFVAPILYVIHAILAGLAFVICILLGMRDGTSFSHGLIDFIVLSGNSSKLYLFPIIGILYAITYYSIFRFLIVKLNLKTPGREVEDKNAKQADKSAMGQSLVTAFGGKDNISSLDACITRLRIGVKEIDKVDRDELKRLGAAGVVVVGSGIQAIFGPKSDNLKTEMDEYIRSLDTTEKE; from the coding sequence ATGTTTAAAAACCTATTTGTTGTTTTACAAAAAATCGGAAAGTCCTTGATGTTACCGGTATCTGTACTGCCTATTGCCGGTATTTTATTAGGGGTTGGTTCCGCAGATCTATCATGGATACCTTCTTCTGTTTCTCAAGTTATGGCAGAAGCGGGTGGTTCAGTTTTCTCTAATATGCCACTTATATTTGCCATTGGTGTTGCGTTAGGCTTTACCAATAATGACGGGGTATCAGCACTAGCTTCTGTAGTGGCTTACGGCATTATGTCTAAAACCATGATAGTAGTTGCTCCTTGGGTTTTAGGGCTTTCTCCAGCTGAAATTGAGGCTCAGCATCTTACTGATACTGGTGTGTTAGGGGGCATTATTGCAGGTATTATTGCCGCCTCCATGTTTAACCGCTTTTATCGCATCAAATTACCTGAGTATTTAGGATTCTTTGCAGGTAAGCGCTTTGTTCCTATTATTTCAGGATTAATTGCTATTTTTGTTGGGATTATCTTAGCTTTTATTTGGCCTCCTATCGGCACAGCTATCCAACGTTTCTCTGAATGGGCAGCCTATCAAAATCCGGCTGTTGCTTTTGGTATTTATGGTGTTGTAGAGCGTGGATTAGTACCATTTGGTTTACACCACATCTGGAATGTACCGTTCCAAATGCAAGTGGGTGAATATGTAAATAGTGCAGGACAAGTATTCCACGGTGATATTCCTCGTTATATGGCCGGTGACCCAACTGCCGGTATGTTGTCAGGTGGCTTCTTATTTAAGATGTTTGGTTTACCTGCTGCTGCTATTGCGATTTGGCATTCAGCACGCCCTGAGAATCGTGTAAAAGTTGGTGGTATCATGATTTCTGCGGCATTAACTGCTTTCTTGACAGGGATCACTGAGCCTATTGAATTCTCATTTATGTTCGTCGCTCCAATCCTTTATGTTATTCATGCTATTTTGGCTGGTTTAGCGTTTGTCATTTGTATCTTGTTAGGTATGCGTGATGGTACTAGTTTCTCTCATGGCTTGATCGACTTTATTGTATTAAGTGGTAATAGTAGCAAGCTGTATCTGTTCCCAATTATTGGCATACTTTATGCCATAACTTATTACTCTATTTTCCGTTTCTTAATCGTGAAACTAAACCTGAAAACACCAGGTCGAGAAGTTGAAGATAAAAACGCAAAACAAGCGGATAAAAGCGCGATGGGACAATCTTTAGTTACTGCTTTTGGTGGTAAAGATAATATCAGTAGTTTAGATGCATGTATCACACGCTTACGCATTGGTGTAAAAGAGATCGATAAGGTTGATCGTGATGAATTGAAAAGATTGGGCGCTGCAGGTGTAGTCGTTGTCGGCTCTGGTATTCAAGCAATTTTTGGTCCTAAGTCAGATAATTTAAAAACTGAAATGGATGAATATATCCGGTCTTTGGACACGACAGAAAAAGAATAA
- the syd gene encoding SecY-interacting protein, with product MIENISSELKAFTQKYVELWQEKSGLPPASADLYGVPSVCISRTGDEVVYWLPQPFVGTDKLEKVEKAMGIIIRPELHNYFTTQYAGDMQVRFRDTHLSLIQVWSEEDFIRLQENIIGHLVTQKRLKLTPTLFIGTTDSENDIISVCNVSGEVILETFGQKKREVLAENLSVFLSELVVVYSE from the coding sequence ATGATTGAAAACATTTCCTCTGAATTAAAAGCCTTCACCCAAAAATATGTTGAGTTATGGCAAGAAAAATCAGGTTTACCTCCTGCGAGTGCAGATCTCTACGGTGTTCCTTCTGTTTGTATATCAAGAACCGGTGATGAAGTCGTTTATTGGCTACCTCAGCCTTTTGTGGGAACGGATAAACTAGAAAAAGTTGAAAAAGCGATGGGGATCATTATCCGCCCTGAATTACATAATTACTTTACCACTCAGTATGCGGGAGATATGCAAGTTCGCTTTAGAGATACACACTTGAGCTTAATCCAAGTTTGGAGTGAAGAAGATTTTATCCGTCTACAAGAAAATATTATTGGGCATTTGGTAACACAAAAGCGGTTGAAATTAACACCAACTTTATTTATTGGCACAACAGATTCAGAAAATGACATAATTTCTGTATGTAATGTTTCTGGTGAAGTCATTCTTGAAACTTTTGGTCAAAAGAAAAGAGAAGTTCTAGCAGAAAATTTATCTGTTTTTTTATCAGAATTAGTCGTGGTATATAGTGAATGA
- the truC gene encoding tRNA pseudouridine(65) synthase TruC, translating into MLDIIYQDEYLVAVNKPAGWLVHRSWLDRHETVFVMQTLRDQIGQHVFPVHRLDRPTSGVLLMALSSEVARALSQSFEQHKTEKIYHAVVRGYVEEALVIDSPLVEELDKIADKFATQPPQIQECVTHCQPLATVEKEVALGRYPTSRFSLLELCPETGRKHQLRRHMSHIRHPIIGDTAHGDLRQNRGVVNHFQSHRLMLHASHLNLIHPITLQPLNLTAKWDLPWQHLINQFGWRGLRPELEQYGEDLAHHF; encoded by the coding sequence ATGTTAGATATTATTTATCAAGATGAATATCTTGTTGCGGTGAATAAACCTGCTGGTTGGCTTGTTCACCGCAGTTGGCTAGATAGACATGAAACTGTGTTTGTGATGCAAACATTGAGAGATCAAATCGGGCAACATGTTTTTCCTGTACACCGCTTAGATAGACCTACATCTGGTGTTCTATTAATGGCGCTTTCTTCTGAGGTTGCTAGGGCTCTTTCTCAATCTTTTGAACAACATAAAACAGAAAAAATTTACCATGCTGTTGTCAGAGGATATGTTGAAGAGGCGTTAGTCATTGATAGCCCTTTAGTGGAGGAGTTAGATAAAATTGCAGACAAATTTGCAACTCAACCACCACAAATTCAAGAATGTGTAACACATTGCCAGCCATTAGCAACCGTTGAAAAAGAGGTTGCGCTTGGGCGCTATCCTACGTCTCGATTTAGTTTATTAGAATTGTGTCCTGAAACAGGCCGTAAGCATCAACTACGTCGCCATATGTCTCACATTCGCCACCCAATTATCGGTGATACGGCTCATGGTGATTTACGTCAAAACCGTGGTGTTGTAAATCATTTTCAATCTCATCGCTTGATGTTACATGCAAGCCATCTAAACTTAATTCATCCAATCACATTGCAACCACTAAATTTAACGGCGAAATGGGATCTCCCTTGGCAACATCTTATTAATCAATTTGGTTGGCGTGGATTAAGACCTGAATTAGAGCAGTATGGTGAAGATTTAGCTCATCACTTCTAA
- a CDS encoding YqcC family protein: MTPEQRILAKLLLIEEEMKNIELWQLGSPAEQAFESIEPFCIDTMSAHEWLQWVLIPRLSSMIENEMPLPNSFAIAPYYEEAFKDDESRDFTDLLNHLRELDAMFKS, encoded by the coding sequence ATGACTCCAGAACAACGCATCTTAGCGAAATTGCTCTTAATCGAAGAAGAGATGAAGAACATTGAGCTATGGCAATTAGGATCACCTGCTGAGCAAGCATTTGAAAGTATTGAACCTTTTTGTATTGATACAATGAGTGCTCACGAATGGTTACAGTGGGTATTGATTCCGCGATTGTCATCAATGATTGAAAATGAGATGCCATTACCTAATTCATTTGCAATAGCACCTTATTACGAAGAAGCATTCAAAGATGATGAAAGTCGCGACTTTACGGATTTACTCAATCATTTGCGTGAACTCGACGCAATGTTTAAATCATAA